TCTTGGGCCGCTCTTCGCCGATAGGAATCGGCTTGAGGGCACGGTCGGCGTCGTTGAACACACCGATCAGCGCCTGGGAAATCACCTTGTACTTGCCTTCGTTGATCGACGAGATGGAGTACATGACCACAAAAAACGCGAACAGCAAGGTAATGAAGTCGGCGTAGGACACCAGCCAGCGTTCATGGTTGACGTGCTCTTCAGGCTCGCGGCGGCGACGGCTCACAAACTCCCTCCTACACAAAGCATGCGCATCAATCCATGAAGCCCTGGAGCTTCAATTCGATGGAGCGCGGGTTCTCACCCTCGGCAATCGACAAGAGGCCTTCCAGCAACATTTCGCGGTAACGCGATTGGCGCATGGCGATCGACTTGAGCTTGCTGGCCACCGGCAGCAACACCAGGTTGGCACTCGCCACGCCGTAGATGGTGGCGACAAACGCCACGGCAATGCCGCTGCCCAACTGCGACGGGTCGGCCAGGTTGCCCATCACGTGGATCAAGCCCATCACCGCACCGATGATGCCGATGGTCGGCGCGGAGCCGCCCATGCTTTCAAACACTTTGGCGGCGTTGATGTCGCGGCTTTCCTGGGTGTAGAAGTCCACTTCGAGGATGCTGCGGATCGCTTCCGGTTCGGCGCCGTCCACCAGCAATTGCAGGCCTTTGCGCGCGTAGCTGTCGGGCTCGGCATCGGCCACGCCTTCCAGGCCCAGCAGGCCTTCCTTGCGGGCGGTTAGGCTCCAGTTGACCACGCGGTCGATGCCGCCTGGCAGGTCGACGCGCGGCGGGAAAATAATCCACACCAGAATCTGCATGGCACGCTTGAACGAACTCAGCGGCGACTGCAACAACGCGGCGCCCACGGTGCCGCCAATCACAATCAGCGCTGCCGGGCCGTTGGCCAAGGCGCCAAGGTGGCCGCCTTCAAGGTAGTTGCCGCCGATAATCGCGACAAACGCCATGGTGATGCCAATCAGGCTCAAGACATCCATCAGAGGCAGGCCTCCACCAAATGCTTGCCGATGTCGTCCAGGCTGTAGACAGCGTCGGCCAGGTCCGCCTTGACGATGGCCATGGGCATGCCATAGATCACGCAGCTGGCTTCGTCCTGCGCCCAGATCGCGCTGCCGCCCTGCTTGAGCAGGCGCGCGCCTTCACGGCCGTCGGCGCCCATGCCGGTGAGCACCACCGCCAGAACTTTGTCGCCGTAGGACTTGGCCGCCGAGCCGAAGGTGATGTCCACGCACGGCTTGTAATTCAAACGTTCGTCACCCGGCAGAATTTTGATCGTGCCACGGCCATCCACCATCATCTGCTTGCCACCCGGCGCCAGCAGCGCCAGGCCAGGACGCAGGATGTCGCCATCCTCGGCTTCCTTGACAGTGATGCGGCACAGCTTGTCCAAACGCTCGGCGAAGGCCTTGGTGAAGGCCGCCGGCATGTGCTGGATCAGCACGATCGGTGCGGGAAAGTTGGCCGGCAATTGCGTCAACACGCGCTGCAGGGCCACCGGGCCGCCGGTAGACGTGCCGATAGCGACCAGCTTGTAGGCTTTGCGCTTGGGCGCAGGCGAATGCGCGCTCGGTGCAGCGGCACGTACGGGTGGCGCCGCAGGGCGTGCCACGGGCGCAGGCGCCGGGCGTGCAAATGACGACGTCGGCGCAGCAGGCGCTGCCGCCGGTGCAGGCGCTGGCGCACTGAACAGGCTGCGACGGTTACTGCGCGAAATGCTGTGCACCTTCTCGCACAGCATCTGCTTGACCTTCTCGGGGTTGCGCGAGATGTCTTCGAAATTCTTCGGCAGGAAGTCCACCGCACCGGCATCCAGCGCATCCAGGGTGACCCGGGCGCCTTCGTGCGTCAGCGAGGAGAACATCAACACCGGAGTCGGGCAGCGCTGCATGATGTGCCGAACTGCGGTGATGCCATCCATCATCGGCATCTCGTAGTCCATGGTGATCACATCAGGCTTCAACGCAATGGCTTGATCAATCGCTTCTTTGCCGTTGGTGGCCGTACCGACCACCTGGATCGTTGGATCGGCGGAAAGAATTTCCGAGACGCGGCGGCGGAAGAAACCCGAATCGTCCACCACCAGGACCTTGACTGCCATAAACACTCCGTTAGGCGGGGCGGGCATTACCGCCCAAGCCCCACCAGAATCAAATACGCCGTGCGGCGTAACGCTTGAGCATGCTCGGAACATCGAGAATCAGCGCGATCCGACCGTCACCGGTGATGGTCGCACCCGACATGCCCGGGGTTCCCTGCAGCATTTTGCCCAAAGGCTTGATGACCACTTCTTCCTGGCCCACCAACTGGTCGACGACAAAGCCGATCCGCTGAGTGCCCACGGAGAGAATCACCACATGGCCTTCGCGCTGCTCTTCATGCTTGGCCGAAGCCACCAGCCAGCGCTTGAGGTAGAACAGCGGCAACGCCTTGTCGCGCACGATCACCACTTCCTGGCCGTCCACCACGTTGGTGCGCGACAGGTCGAGGTGGAAGATCTCATTGACGTTGACCAGCGGGAAGGCGAACGCCTGGTTGCCCAGCATCACCATCAGGGTCGGCATGATCGCCAGGGTCAACGGCACCTTGATGACGATCTTCGAGCCCTGGCCCTTGGTCGAGTAGATGTTGATCGAGCCGTTGAGCTGGCTGATCTTGGTCTTCACCACGTCCATGCCCACGCCACGGCCGGACACGTCGGAGATCTCGGTCTTGGTCGAGAAACCCGGGGCGAAGATCAGGTTGTAGCACTCGGTGTCGGTCAGGCGGTCGGCGGCGTCCTTGTCCATCACGCCACGCTTGACCGCGATATTGCGCAGAATCGCCGGGTCCATGCCTTTGCCGTCATCGGTGATCGACAGCAGGATATGGTCGCCTTCCTGTTCCGCCGCCAGAATCACTTTGCCGTTGCGGGACTTGCCCGAGGCTTCGCGTTCTTCCGGGGTTTCGACGCCATGGTCGACGGCGTTGCGCACCAAGTGGACCAGCGGGTCGGCCAGGGCCTCGACAAGGTTTTTGTCGAGGTCGGTTTCTTCACCCACCAGCTCCAGGTTGATTTCTTTCTTGAGCTGGCGTGCCAGGTCGCGAACCAGGCGCGGGAAGCGGCCGAAGACTTTCTTGATCGGCTGCATCCGCGTTTTCATCACGGCGGTTTGCAAGTCTGCGGTGACCACGTCGAGGTTCGACACGGCCTTTTGCATGGCTTCGTCGCCACTGTTCAGGCCCAGGCGCACCAAGCGGTTACGCACCAGCACCAGTTCGCCGACCATGTTCATGATGTCGTCCAGGCGCGCAGTATCAACGCGCACCGTGGTTTCGGCTTCACTGGCAGGTTTTTCGGCCACCGGCGCCGCTGCGGCACGCGCAGGTGCCGGAGCAGCTGCGGGGGCTGGAGCCGGAGCAGGTTTGGCGGCAGCTTTGGCCGGTGCAGGTTTCTCTGCCACTGGTGCGGCAGTTGCAGCCGCAGCGGCCGGGGCCACTTCGGTGAACTTGCCTTTGCCGTGCAATTCGTCGAGCAGGGCTTCGAATTCGTGATCGGAGATCAGCCCGTCGCCGGCAGGTTCAGCCTTGGCGGCTGGCGCTGCGGCGGTCGCGGCGGTCGCGGCGACTTCCGGCAAGGCTTCGGCCACAAACGTGCCTTTGCCGTGCAGTTGGTCGAGCAATGCTTCGAATTCGTCGTCGGTAATGTCGGTGCTGGCAGGCGCAGCCGGTGCTTGCGGCTCGGCGGCAGCAGGCGCCACTGCGTCGGCGGCGAACTGGCCTTTGCCATGCAGCTGGTCGAGCAAGGACTCGAACTCAGCGTCGGTAATGTCTTCGCTGGTCGGCGTGGCAGGCGGGGTTGCGGGCGCAGCGGGTGCTTGCTGCGCTTGCGCCTCGGCCTTCACGGCACTGAGGGAGTTGAGCAGCTGTTCGAACTCGCTGTCGGTCACATCCGCTTCAGGCTCGGCCACCGGCGCCGCTTCCACCACCGGCGCAGCCGTGGTGTCGGCAGGTTCGGCCAGGCGCGCCAGGGCGGCCAGCAGTTCCGGGGTGGCAGCCGTGATCGGGGCACGTTCGCGCACTTCGCTGAACATGCCGTTGACCGCATCCAATGCTTCGAGAATTACGTCCATCAGTTCCGAGTCGACGTGTCGCTCACCCTTGCGCAGGATGTCGAACACGTTCTCGGCGATGTGACAGCACTCCACCAGCTCATGGAGCTGGAGGAAGCCGGCGCCCCCTTTTACAGTGTGAAAACCGCGAAAAATTGCATTGAGCAGGTTCGCATCATCCGGGCGGCTTTCCAGCTCGACCAGTTGTTCGGAAAGTTGCTCTAAAATTTCGCCGGCCTCTACAAGGAAATCCTGAAGGATTTCTTCATCGGCGCCGAAGCTCATGTGGGTGCTCCTTAGAAGCCTAAACTGGATAACAGGTCATCTACGTCATCCTGACCTGACATAACGTCTTCACGTTTATCGGCATGAATCTGCGGACCTTCACCCTTGGCGAGATGTTTTTGTGGATCTTTTTCCGAGAGGATCGCTTCGCGGTCATGTTCGATGCCGGCAAAACGATCAACCTGGCCGGCCATGAGCACCAATTTGAGCAGGTTGCTTTCCACTTCGGTGACCAGTTGGGTCACGCGCTTGATCACTTGACCGGTGAGGTCCTGGTAATCCTGGGCGAGCAGAATGTCATTGAGGTTGCTGGCAACCGTGTGGTTTTCCTGCTCGCTGCGCGACAAAAAGCCGTCGACCCGACGCGCCAATTCACGAAACTCTTCCGCACCCACTTCCCGACGCATGAAGCGGCCCCAGTCAACGCTGAGGGCCTGCGCTTCGGTGACCATGCCGTTGACCAGGGGCGTGGCGTTTTCCACCAGGTCCATGGTGCGGTTGGCCGCTGCCTCAGTCAGCCTGACCACGTAGGACAGGCGTTCGGTAGCATCGGTGATTTGCGAAATCTCTTCGGCCTGGGGCATATGCGGGTCAATCTGGAAATTGACGATCGCACTGTGCAGCTCGCGTGTGAGCTTGCCCACTTCCTGGTACAGGCCGCGGTCACGGGTCTGGTTGAGCTCATGGATTAACTGCACCGCGTCGCCGAACTGGCCTTTTTCAAGGCTGTCGACCAACTGGTGAGCATGCTTTTTCAGGGTCGACTCAAAATCGCCCTGTGACGTTTCTTTATGCTCCATAGCTCCCCCGTGGCAGCATCAATGACCGATGCGTTCGAAGATTTTTTCGATCTTCTCTTTCAAGGCCAGCGCAGTGAATGGCTTGACCACGTAACCGTTAACCCCGGCTTGGGCGGCTTCGATGATCTGTTCACGCTTGGCTTCGGCGGTCACCATCAACACAGGCAAGCTGCGCAGTTTTTCATCGGCGCGCACGTGACGCAGCAAGTCAATGCCGGTCATGCCCGGCATGTTCCAGTCGGTTACCAGAAAGTCGATGCTCCCGCTGTTGAGGATCGGAATCGCCGTAATGCCGTCATCCGCCTCGACCGTGTTGGTGAACCCAAGGTCACGCAACAGGTTTTTTATGATCCGCCGCATCGTTGAGAAGTCATCAACGATGAGGATTTTCATGTTCTTGTCCAATTCGACCTCCAAGCAGTCTTAAACGCGCCCAGCACCTGGACGCGCCATTTCAATCAACAGGCGTTACACAAAAAGGACTGCCCAGGGCACCACGGAACGAACCCGCGAAGGCTTGAAGCCTTCGCGGTAGCGTCTGCAGTGTCCCCACACTGCCTGTCAGCGCGCGCGCCACTCTCCCAATCGCCCCCGCAAGCGGGCTGCGCACTGGCTGTGCAACTGGCTGACACGCGATTCGCTGACCCCCAGGACCTCACCGATTTCCTTGAGGTTCAGCTCTTCGTCGTAGTACAGCGCCAACACCAGTCGCTCACGCTCCGGCAAATTGGCAATCGCATCCGCCAATGCGCCCTGGAAACGTTCGTCTTCCAGGTCGCGCGACGGTTCGAGATGAGCACTCGCGCCGTCCTCGTGCAGCCCTTCGTGTTCGCCGTCCTGCAACAGGTCGTCGAAACTGAACAGGCGGCTGCCCAAGGTATCGTTCAAAATCCCGTAGTAATCGTCGAGACTCAATTGGAGTTCGGCCGCAACTTCATGATCTTTAGCGTCACGACCGGTTTTTGCTTCAATTGCGCGAATTGCGTCACTGACCATTCGCGTGTTGCGGTGTACCGAGCGCGGCGCCCAATCCCCTTTACGCACCTCATCGAGCATCGCGCCACGGATACGGATGCCCGCATACGTCTCGAAACTCGCCCCTTTGCTCGCGTCGTATTTGGTCGACACTTCGAGCAAACCGATCATGCCGGCCTGGATCAGGTCTTCGACCTGCACGCTGGCGGGCAGGCGTGCCAGCAGGTGGTAGGCAATGCGCTTGACCAGGGGCGCATAGCGCTCGATCAGTTCGCCCTGGCTGTCACGTGCCGACTTTTTGTAAAGGTTGTAGCCGCTGGATGTCATAGCACAGGTCCCGCGCTCGTCTGATGCACCAATCGCTCGACGAAAAACTCCAGATGCCCCCGAGGGTTGGCGGGCAACGGCCAAGTATCGACCTTCTGGGCAATAGCCTTGAACGCCAGTGCGCACTTCGAACGAGGGAACGCTTCGTAGACTGCACGCTGCTTTTGCACAGCCTTGCGCACACACTCGTCATAAGGAACTGCGCCAACGTATTGTAAGGCGACATCGAGGAAGCGATCCGTGACCTTGGTCAACTTGGCGAACAGGTTTCGCCCTTCCTGCGGGCTTTGGGCCATGTTGGCCAGCACGCGGAAGCGGTTCATGCCGTAGTCACGGTTAAGCAGTTTGATCAAGGCATAGGCGTCGGTGATCGAGGTGGGTTCGTCGCAGACCACCAGCAGCACCTCTTGCGCGGCGCGCACGAAGCTGACCACGGACTCGCCAATGCCGGCGGCGGTGTCGATCACCAGCACGTCGAGGTTGTCGCCGATGTCGCTGAACGCCTGGATCAGGCCGGCATGCTGCGCCGGGCTCAGGTGCACCATGCTCTGGGTGCCCGAAGCGGCCGGCACGATGCGAATGCCACCGGG
The sequence above is a segment of the Pseudomonas sp. R76 genome. Coding sequences within it:
- the fleN gene encoding flagellar synthesis regulator FleN, which codes for MGSMHPVQVIAVTGGKGGVGKTNVSVNLSLALAELGRRVMLLDADLGLANVDVLLGLTPKHTLADVIEGRCELRDVLLQGPGGIRIVPAASGTQSMVHLSPAQHAGLIQAFSDIGDNLDVLVIDTAAGIGESVVSFVRAAQEVLLVVCDEPTSITDAYALIKLLNRDYGMNRFRVLANMAQSPQEGRNLFAKLTKVTDRFLDVALQYVGAVPYDECVRKAVQKQRAVYEAFPRSKCALAFKAIAQKVDTWPLPANPRGHLEFFVERLVHQTSAGPVL
- a CDS encoding chemotaxis response regulator CheY, which gives rise to MKILIVDDFSTMRRIIKNLLRDLGFTNTVEADDGITAIPILNSGSIDFLVTDWNMPGMTGIDLLRHVRADEKLRSLPVLMVTAEAKREQIIEAAQAGVNGYVVKPFTALALKEKIEKIFERIGH
- a CDS encoding chemotaxis protein CheA, translating into MSFGADEEILQDFLVEAGEILEQLSEQLVELESRPDDANLLNAIFRGFHTVKGGAGFLQLHELVECCHIAENVFDILRKGERHVDSELMDVILEALDAVNGMFSEVRERAPITAATPELLAALARLAEPADTTAAPVVEAAPVAEPEADVTDSEFEQLLNSLSAVKAEAQAQQAPAAPATPPATPTSEDITDAEFESLLDQLHGKGQFAADAVAPAAAEPQAPAAPASTDITDDEFEALLDQLHGKGTFVAEALPEVAATAATAAAPAAKAEPAGDGLISDHEFEALLDELHGKGKFTEVAPAAAAATAAPVAEKPAPAKAAAKPAPAPAPAAAPAPARAAAAPVAEKPASEAETTVRVDTARLDDIMNMVGELVLVRNRLVRLGLNSGDEAMQKAVSNLDVVTADLQTAVMKTRMQPIKKVFGRFPRLVRDLARQLKKEINLELVGEETDLDKNLVEALADPLVHLVRNAVDHGVETPEEREASGKSRNGKVILAAEQEGDHILLSITDDGKGMDPAILRNIAVKRGVMDKDAADRLTDTECYNLIFAPGFSTKTEISDVSGRGVGMDVVKTKISQLNGSINIYSTKGQGSKIVIKVPLTLAIMPTLMVMLGNQAFAFPLVNVNEIFHLDLSRTNVVDGQEVVIVRDKALPLFYLKRWLVASAKHEEQREGHVVILSVGTQRIGFVVDQLVGQEEVVIKPLGKMLQGTPGMSGATITGDGRIALILDVPSMLKRYAARRI
- a CDS encoding protein phosphatase CheZ, with product MEHKETSQGDFESTLKKHAHQLVDSLEKGQFGDAVQLIHELNQTRDRGLYQEVGKLTRELHSAIVNFQIDPHMPQAEEISQITDATERLSYVVRLTEAAANRTMDLVENATPLVNGMVTEAQALSVDWGRFMRREVGAEEFRELARRVDGFLSRSEQENHTVASNLNDILLAQDYQDLTGQVIKRVTQLVTEVESNLLKLVLMAGQVDRFAGIEHDREAILSEKDPQKHLAKGEGPQIHADKREDVMSGQDDVDDLLSSLGF
- a CDS encoding flagellar motor protein, with amino-acid sequence MDVLSLIGITMAFVAIIGGNYLEGGHLGALANGPAALIVIGGTVGAALLQSPLSSFKRAMQILVWIIFPPRVDLPGGIDRVVNWSLTARKEGLLGLEGVADAEPDSYARKGLQLLVDGAEPEAIRSILEVDFYTQESRDINAAKVFESMGGSAPTIGIIGAVMGLIHVMGNLADPSQLGSGIAVAFVATIYGVASANLVLLPVASKLKSIAMRQSRYREMLLEGLLSIAEGENPRSIELKLQGFMD
- a CDS encoding protein-glutamate methylesterase/protein-glutamine glutaminase, giving the protein MAVKVLVVDDSGFFRRRVSEILSADPTIQVVGTATNGKEAIDQAIALKPDVITMDYEMPMMDGITAVRHIMQRCPTPVLMFSSLTHEGARVTLDALDAGAVDFLPKNFEDISRNPEKVKQMLCEKVHSISRSNRRSLFSAPAPAPAAAPAAPTSSFARPAPAPVARPAAPPVRAAAPSAHSPAPKRKAYKLVAIGTSTGGPVALQRVLTQLPANFPAPIVLIQHMPAAFTKAFAERLDKLCRITVKEAEDGDILRPGLALLAPGGKQMMVDGRGTIKILPGDERLNYKPCVDITFGSAAKSYGDKVLAVVLTGMGADGREGARLLKQGGSAIWAQDEASCVIYGMPMAIVKADLADAVYSLDDIGKHLVEACL
- the fliA gene encoding RNA polymerase sigma factor FliA translates to MTSSGYNLYKKSARDSQGELIERYAPLVKRIAYHLLARLPASVQVEDLIQAGMIGLLEVSTKYDASKGASFETYAGIRIRGAMLDEVRKGDWAPRSVHRNTRMVSDAIRAIEAKTGRDAKDHEVAAELQLSLDDYYGILNDTLGSRLFSFDDLLQDGEHEGLHEDGASAHLEPSRDLEDERFQGALADAIANLPERERLVLALYYDEELNLKEIGEVLGVSESRVSQLHSQCAARLRGRLGEWRAR